GCACTACGGCGGTTTGGTGGATCGGGCGCGTGAGTTACGGCAGCAGCAAACTCCGGCGGAAGACATTGCCTGGGAGTTGTTGCGTGACCGGCGATTTGAGGGGTTGAAGTTCCGGCGCCAACACCAGATTGGGAACTACATCGCCGACTTCTGCTGCGCCGAGCACAAGCTGGATGTCGAGTTGGACGGTGACGTTCACCGTTCGCCGGAAGTCGTTGCGAAGGATTCCCAGCGCGACGCCTACTTGGGCTCGATGGGATACACCGTCCTCCGTTTCCCGAATCAATTGGTCGTGGACCGTCCCGAGGAGTTTCTCAATCAGATCGCGGCGGCATTGGCTTCGCCACCCTCATCCCCGACCCTTCTTCCAAGCTCCGCACCCTCACCCAAACCTCTCCCAGGGGGAGAGGCGCGGGGAGAAGGGAGCAGCGGACTCCCCTCTACCTGTGGGAGAGGGGCTGGGGGTGAGGGTAACACACCAAGCCCGAACGGGATTGGTGTGTTTTGGCAGACGCAGGGCAGCGGCAAGAGTTTCTCGATGGTGTTCTTCGCGCAGAAGGTGCTGCGCAAGGTGGCGGGCAACTGGACGTTCGTGGTCGTGACCGACCGCGTGGAGCTGGACGACCAGATTGCCAAGACGTTCAAGGCTACCGGCGCGGTAAGCGAAGCCGAGGGCGACCAGTGCCACGCCGCCAGCGGCGCGCATCTGCGGGAGTTGCTGCGCGGGAATCATCGCTACGTCTTCACGCTCATCCATAAGTTCCAGCCCGAGAAGCCTCGGGCTGGAACACCCTCACCCCCCGCCCCTCTCCCAGAGGGAGAGGGGAGACCAGCCTCGCCCCCGTTTTCCATCTCCTCTCCCATTGGGAGAGGCAAGGGTGAGGGTGTGCAGCATGGGAGAGGGGTTGGGGGTGAGGGTCACGATGACGTCATGCCTGTGCTTTGTGACAGGCATGACGTCATCGTGTTGACGGACGAGGCGCACCGCAGCCAATACGACACGCTGGCGCTGAACATGCGCGCGGCATTGCCCAAGGCGTTGTTCCTCGCTTTCACCGGCACGCCGCTCATCGCCGGGGAGGAACGGACGAAGGACGTGTTCGGCGATTACGTCTCCATCTACGACTTCCAGCAATCGGTCGAAGACGGTGCCACCGTGCCGCTCTTCTACGAGAACCGCACGCCGGAGTTGCAACTCGTGAACCCGGACCTGAATGAGGACATCTACAATCTCATTGAGGCGGCGGAACTCGACCCCGAACAGGAGGCGAAGCTCGAACGGGAGTTGAGCCGGCAATACCACATCCTCACTCGTGATGATCGGCTGGACACGGTGGCTCAAGACATCGTGCGGCATTTCCTCGGGCGCGGTTTCGTCGGCAAGGCGATGGTGGTGTCCATCGACAAGGCCACCGCGCTCAGAATGCATGACAAGGTGCGGAGGTATTGGGCGGCGGAAGCGGACCGGGTCGAACGGGCAATTGCAGAGATGACCCGTTACCGCGATGCACCCGACGTGAGGAGACTCAAATCAAAGTCCCCGGACAAGTCAGAGCCTCCTCACGTCGGCTGCTACGATTCGGAGAGGATGCAAGAGCTTCAGCGGCGTTTGGCGGTCCTCAGGACCACCGATATGGCGGTGATCGTGTCGCCAGGTCAGAACGAGATCCTGCTGATGAAGAAGCTGGGCCTCGACATGGAGCCCCATCGGCGGCGGATGAACGAAGAGGCCTTGGACGAGAAGTTCAAGGACTCCCAGGACCCGCTGCGCCTGGTTTTCGTCTGCGCAATGTGGTTGACGGGTTTCGATGCCCCCAGCTGTTCCACGGTGTATCTCGACAAGCCGATGCGGAACCACTCGTTGATGCAGACGATTGCCCGTGCCAACCGGGTCTTTCCCGGGAAACACAGCGGGATGATCGTGGACTACGCAAACGTCTTCGTCTCCCTGGAGAGGGCACTCGCGATCTACGGTGCCGGCAAAGGCGGCGCAAATCCGGTCAAGGACAAGGCGAAGCTGGTGACCGATTTGCGCCAGGCCGTGGCTGCCGCAACTGCGTTCTGCGCCGACCGGCAAGTGGATGTGGCGGCTATGGTGCAGCTTCGCGCTGGTGACGCACGCAGGCTTGAGCAGCTCGATGATGCCGTCAACCGGCTCATCGCACCTGACGCGGTGCGCCGGGAGTTCTTCGGCCACGAGCGGCTCGTCGGAACGCTTTACGGAGCGGTCAAACCCGACCCGGCCGTCCTGGAGTTTGCCGGGCGCGTCGCAACGCTGACCGCCATCTGGGAAGCCATTCGGGCCAAGCTCAACCCAAACCCGACTGACATCACCACGGTCGTGGGCGAGGTCGCCAAGTTGCTCGACGCCTCAATCGCCAGTGTGGACATGCCCGCGGAGCCGGCAACCGTGGTGGACCTTTCGAAGATTGATTTCGAGGCGCTCCGCAGCCGGTTCGAGGATTCCAACCACAAGAACACCGACCTGGAAGTCCTCAAGGCTGCCATCCGGGCACAACTGGAGAGGCTGATTCGATTGAATCGGACCCGGGCCGACTATGCAGAGAAATTTGAGGAGCTCATTGAGAGCTACAACAACGGCAGTCGAAACATAGAGGAGCTTTTCGAAGAGTTGCTGCGGTTGAGTCGCAGCCTGTGCGAGGAACAGCAACGGCACGTCCGGGAGAACCTGAGTGAAGAGGAACTGGTCATCTTCGACATCCTCACCCGGCCCGCCCCGGATCTGAGCCCTGCCGAGCGCGACGAGGTGAAGAAGGTCGCGAAGGACCTTCTGGCGCAGCTCAAGTCGCTGCTGGTCCTCAACTGGCGTCATAAGGCCGCCGCGCGCTCCCAGCTCAAGCTGGCCATCGAGGACGTGCTCGACACCCTCCCCGCCGCCTACGACCGGCCATTGTACGCCCAGAAGTGCTCCGCCCTCTTCGAGCACGTCTATGAGCGTTACCCCGAACGGGATTTTGAGGAGCACGAGGCGGCCTGAGCCCTGTCCAGCCCGGGATCCCCAATGAAGACCAAGACGCTTTTCAAGCTTTCCGGACTGGCTACTGGGGCGTTCCTGGCCGGCCCAATAGGGGCGTGGATCGGAGCCTGTTGTGGCGAGGCGGGCTTTGAAACGGTGGCCATTCTGCTCAAGGACAGGGATCTCGAGATTGCCAAGAATGTTGGTTCCATCTTCAACAACCTACTGGCCGGAGAGTTGGGAACGGCATGGGCCGAGTCCAAAACGCCTGGTGAGAACCACCACTTCCGCCGGGCATTGGCAAAAGCACTGGTGACCTGCCTGAGCGGCACAGCCGACACACCCGGTCCGGTTCTGGGCGAGCTGTTGAGGTCTGCAACCTACGGTTCGGTCAGCCCAAACGAGAGGCAGCGTCTGGCACAGCTTGTGGCCAAGCAACGTGAACCCTTTGAGAAGGCGCTCAAGGAGTGGCCCAAAACAGCCGCACTGGAGCGGCTCTTTCCGCCCGGCCGCCCGGACGAATCCTATCTGCCCCACACGGAGGATGCCGCAGGGAAAGACCGGGGGCCAGCGCTGTGGGGCGAGTTCTACGCGCATTGCCTCTCCGGGACGGTGGCCGACGCAGAGTGGCAATCCCTTAGCGGTGGTCGGGAACTCTACCATCGCGAGGTTTCTCGTGCATTGGCGCGGCAGTTTCCCGGGCGGTTGAGCGATGTGATGCGAGATACGGATTTCACCGGATCTTGGATCGCTTTTCAGAAGCTCTGCTTCACACAAACCCAGAGGCAGCTTGCTGGGCTTGGAGACCAGTTCACGGAGCTGACTGAAGGGCTTGGGCAGCTTGCCAGCTCCAAGGATCTCCAAGAGCTGTCGAGCAGGGTGTTTGAGCGGCTGAATGGCTTGGAAGGGCGCCTGACGCAGATCGACGCCAATCTAGCCACGCTCCTCGATGCGGAGCGGGCCCGTTCGGGGCCGCCCCTGTTTGTTCCTCAGCCTGGCCGGGACGCCCTTGAGCGCGGCGGCCTTGACCGACTGCACTACTCGGCCCGCTGGATGGCATCCGTGGGCCGGGAGGACGAGCTGGCCTGCCTGAGCGACTTCCTTCAGGCGCCACAGAAGTTTCTCTGGTGGGGTGTCGTGGGGGAAGGTGGCGTCGGGAAATCGCGTCTGGCCCTCGAACTGGTCACAGATTTGAGTCCTCGCGGATGGACCGCCGGTTTTCTTGAGAGGGATACCGGATGGTTTGCTTCTCCGGCACTCGAAGCCTGGCAGCCCAGCCAGCCGACGCTCATCGTGGTGGACTATTCGCCCGCACTTGGGCGCTCCCTTGTTGATGGACTCGCCCGATTGGGCGGGCGCAGCGCGGACTTTGGACCCCGGGTACGCATCCTCCTGCTGGATCGTCCCGGCGCAGTCGGCCCCCTGTTTTCCGAACTGGTCGCCGGACAACCTGTCCCGGGCACCCGCAGCATCTTCTCACGAGCCCGGGAACATCTTTACCGACATTCCCGCAGTGCGGCGGAGGTCGCCGCTGAGGCGGCCCTAAAGGTCTCAGAAGCCGCACCGATTCGAGACACCGATCTGCTTCCACTTCGCCCTCTGCCACTCGCCAAGCAACGCATCCTGCTTGGCCGCGTCCTGTCGTCCTTGGGCAAGACATCCCCTCTGCCGTCCAAAGACGACCCGTTCTGGCGGTATGCGGAACGCCTCACCGCCAACGGCAGGCCCCTGCTGGTGCAGGCGCTGGGCGAATTCCTTTCCCGCCAACCTGCGGCTTCGACCGGGATGCCGGTCCTGAATGCAGAAACCGGGGACGCATTGCTCGACGACCTCCTTCATTTTGAAATCCGGGAACGCTGGCCCCTTTACCTCCAGGGCACGCGCCCCAATGCAGTGGACGAGGAATTGCGGCGCCTTGAGCTCGCCGTCTGCTACGTGACCTTGACCCGCGGACTCCCCCTACCGGCGGGTGCGGGAAGACTCGCAGCCGTGGCCGGCGTTCAAGTTGATCACGCCGACACCTCCCGACTCCTGAGCACCCTCAAGCGGGTTCTACACGATCAGCCCGGGCCCGACGGCACTCGCCTCATCCGACCGCTTTCCCCGGACCTGTTTGCCGTACGCTTGCTCGTCACGCGCACGCGGGCCCATCCCGACCTCGGTCACCCAGCATTCAATCTGGACAATTGGCTGCCTTTGGCATGGTCGGATTCACCGAAAGGCTGTCTCGAAACTCTCGATCTTCTGGCGCAGGACTATCCGGAGGACATGGCCAACTGGCTTACCCGGCTCGTTGCGATGCAGGATGCGGACGCTTGCCCGTTTGTGGAACTTCTGCCGGGAGTCTCCAGGAACACGGTGCCGGCTCTCGTTTGCCGAATTGGCGCACTCGGCGTGCTTGAGGTCGATCTGCCCGAGGGGCTCCTGGAGGCCGTTCGTGAATGTGCCAATCGGTCGATTGGCAACCGGTTTGGTGTGGCGTACGGCCTCGCCAAAGCGGCGGGAAGCCTGGCTGAACGCGCAGGGGGTGGATGGCGGAAGTCGCAGTTGGACCCCCTCTTGGTCATGGCATTGCAGGATCCGCTCGCTCTGGGTTTTGCACGGCTTGAGGCCAGGATTGCCATGGACGCGGTCGGCGCCTACGGCGGGGCCCAGGATTGGGTCGCGCTTGAACAATGGGCCCGCCGGCTGGAGGCGGTGGCCGCAAAGTTCCCAGAGGACCGCGAGGTGCAACTCGAGGTGGCCCGGGCGGCGTTCAACACGGCCAGCGCCTACGGCAGGGCCCAGGATTGGGTCGCGCTTGAACAATGGGCCCGCCGGCTGGAGGCGGTGGCCGCAAAGTTCCCAGGGGACCACGAGGTGCAACTCCGGGTGGCCAATTTGGCGTTCAACGCGGTCAGTGACTACGGCGCGGCCCAAGATTGGGTCGCGCTTGAACAATGGGCCCGCCGGCTGGAGGCGGTGGCCGCAAAGTTCCCAGAGGACCGCGAGATGCAACTCCGGGTAGCCAAAGCGGCGTTCAACACGGCCAGCGCCTACGGCGGGGCCCAGGATTGGGTCGCGCTTGAACATTGGGCCCGCCGGCTGGAGGCGGTGGCCGCAAAGTTCCCAGAGGACCGCGAGGTGCAACTCGAGATGGCCCGGGCGGCGTTCAACGCGGTCACCTTCTACGGCGAGGCCCAGAATTGGGTCGCGCTTGAACTATGGGCAGCCCGGCTGGAGACGGTGGCCGCAAAGTTCCCAGAGGACCGCGAGGTTCAACTCGTGGCGGCCAAGGCGGCGGCCAATGCGGCCGGCGTCTACGGCAGGGCCCAGGATTGGGTCGCGCTTGAACAATGGGCCCGCCGACTGGAGTCGGTGGTTTTCCGACTCGCCCGAGCAATCCACGATCAGGATTCCGTTAACCAGCTGTCGCAGTTGCTCGCCGCCACGTTCCAACTGGTGCAGCAGTTTCGACAGCCCGCGCTTGATGCTCTGTGGAGGCGTTGGGAGTTGGACGAAGCCCTCGGAGGAACGATCAAGGCGCTCGGATTACTGCACAGCGACGGGCAGGAGACTGGGTCTGCTCAGTCCGCATGACCGCGCAAACCTTGGCTTACCCATTCAACGTGTCTCGCGGGGCGGTGAAGGATCTGCCGCTGGGAGTGTCCAGTGGCGGGCGGGAAGGATGGACGACGGGCTTCGCGGCCATGATTCCCCCCAAAGGAACAAAAATGCGTTGTGGCTGAAAACTGGCACCAGCCAAAGGCTACGCGGGATTCCGCATCGCTGGAATCGCACGCGACGGGCCCGTGGCGGGGCTTTTGGAAGGAATCTGACCCCGGACCGGTTGCCGCTCGGAAAAGTGCCGCAATGGAGGCGCCAGAGCGTTGGCGATATCCGCGTTTCTATTCCGAATCCAATTCTGAATCCCAGCCCAGTCCAGCAACAAATGGCTTTGCAATCTGTTGTGATGAAGGTGGTTAATGGATGTGGCGACCCCACGGGGATTCGAACCCCGGTTACTGCCGTGAAAGGGCGGTGTCCTAGGCCTCTAGACGATGGGGTCGTCGCAGAAATCTGCTGGTGGGTTGGCAGGGATTTGAACCCTGGACCAACGGCTTAAAAGGCCGCTGCTCTACCGCTGAGCTACCAACCCACCTTCGAAGCCCGCGGAAACTACCGGGCACCCCCAAACGCGCAAGCGGTTTCGTGCCCCGGCGTGCGCACGTCGTTGCAGGCGGCGACCGGACTCCCAGGGGTCAGCAGCCCGGGACACCCGGCACGCCGTCCCGCAAAGTCACCGGACGGACATCCCATCCACGTCCGCAGTCACCCGGAACTGGATTCGCGCGACAGCCGTTCCAGAACTTCGCAAAGGATGCGCAACCTCGGAGCCGGCACGCCCTGGGCAACCGCATGGCGCAAGGGCTGCAGGAACATCGCATCCAGTTCCAAAGGACGCCCGAGCTCGAAGTCCACCACCGTGGAGGCCCGGTACGCCCCCATGTCGCGCGTCCGCTGGATCTGCTCATCGGCCGCCGAATAGGGAATCGCATGCCCCAAGGTGCGCGCAACGGCGATCACCTCCAGCATCAGTTCCCGCACCAACCCCGCCCATCGCGCATCCGACAGCAACCGGTCCGTCGTCAGGACCGGTTCACGCAGGATCGCCCAGGGTGACGGCGGATCGGCCCACGGCCCCCATCCCGCCACGCTCGCCACACCCAATCCGTTGAACGGAATGTTCCAAACCAGTTTTTCCCAATGCACGCGTGCCAGGTCATCCGTCACGGAACAGGGAACTCCCGACTCCTCAAAGATCCGGGCGATCGCCCGCGTTTCGGCATCCGCCGGACGCTGAAACGCCCCGAGCACAATGCGTCCGTGGGCAATATGGCGGATGACACCCGGGGCCTCCCGGTTCAGGCACACGAAACACAGGCCGCCGAAGATGCGTCCGGACCGCACCACCGCCGCCAACGCCTCCTCGTTGCCAAGGCCGTTCTGCAGCGTCAGCACCGCCGTGCCGGCCCCCAGAAGCGGCGGGATCAATGCCGGCAGTGCCGCGTTTGCCGTGGTCTTGAGGGCCACCACCACCAGATCGGCCTGCCCGATCTCCCCGGGGTCGCCGGCAATCGCGGGCCGGACGGAAAAGTCGCCACCGGCACTGAGGATGCGCACACCGTCCCGCCGGACCACCGCGAGATCCGACCGCACCAGAAAGTGCGTCTCGTGTCCCG
The nucleotide sequence above comes from Verrucomicrobiia bacterium. Encoded proteins:
- a CDS encoding DUF3387 domain-containing protein, which codes for RFTLKKSPFPDVSCESRGRGGGGQQMERVRVIDWEDPAANDFLLVSQFSVTGALYTCRPDLVGFVNGLPLVVIELKKPGVPARAAFDENLTHYKAEIPQLFWFNALLIASNGTDSRVGSLTADWERFFEWKRIERENEPRRVSLEVMVRGTCDRARLLDLVENFTLFSEHKAGLAKIIGQNHQVLGVNAAIASLHRIRSDLANPATLTPGPSPTERGEKPNYRGGLHYGGLVDRARELRQQQTPAEDIAWELLRDRRFEGLKFRRQHQIGNYIADFCCAEHKLDVELDGDVHRSPEVVAKDSQRDAYLGSMGYTVLRFPNQLVVDRPEEFLNQIAAALASPPSSPTLLPSSAPSPKPLPGGEARGEGSSGLPSTCGRGAGGEGNTPSPNGIGVFWQTQGSGKSFSMVFFAQKVLRKVAGNWTFVVVTDRVELDDQIAKTFKATGAVSEAEGDQCHAASGAHLRELLRGNHRYVFTLIHKFQPEKPRAGTPSPPAPLPEGEGRPASPPFSISSPIGRGKGEGVQHGRGVGGEGHDDVMPVLCDRHDVIVLTDEAHRSQYDTLALNMRAALPKALFLAFTGTPLIAGEERTKDVFGDYVSIYDFQQSVEDGATVPLFYENRTPELQLVNPDLNEDIYNLIEAAELDPEQEAKLERELSRQYHILTRDDRLDTVAQDIVRHFLGRGFVGKAMVVSIDKATALRMHDKVRRYWAAEADRVERAIAEMTRYRDAPDVRRLKSKSPDKSEPPHVGCYDSERMQELQRRLAVLRTTDMAVIVSPGQNEILLMKKLGLDMEPHRRRMNEEALDEKFKDSQDPLRLVFVCAMWLTGFDAPSCSTVYLDKPMRNHSLMQTIARANRVFPGKHSGMIVDYANVFVSLERALAIYGAGKGGANPVKDKAKLVTDLRQAVAAATAFCADRQVDVAAMVQLRAGDARRLEQLDDAVNRLIAPDAVRREFFGHERLVGTLYGAVKPDPAVLEFAGRVATLTAIWEAIRAKLNPNPTDITTVVGEVAKLLDASIASVDMPAEPATVVDLSKIDFEALRSRFEDSNHKNTDLEVLKAAIRAQLERLIRLNRTRADYAEKFEELIESYNNGSRNIEELFEELLRLSRSLCEEQQRHVRENLSEEELVIFDILTRPAPDLSPAERDEVKKVAKDLLAQLKSLLVLNWRHKAAARSQLKLAIEDVLDTLPAAYDRPLYAQKCSALFEHVYERYPERDFEEHEAA
- a CDS encoding 2-dehydropantoate 2-reductase, with product MKIAIVGSGALGSYYGAKLCRAGHETHFLVRSDLAVVRRDGVRILSAGGDFSVRPAIAGDPGEIGQADLVVVALKTTANAALPALIPPLLGAGTAVLTLQNGLGNEEALAAVVRSGRIFGGLCFVCLNREAPGVIRHIAHGRIVLGAFQRPADAETRAIARIFEESGVPCSVTDDLARVHWEKLVWNIPFNGLGVASVAGWGPWADPPSPWAILREPVLTTDRLLSDARWAGLVRELMLEVIAVARTLGHAIPYSAADEQIQRTRDMGAYRASTVVDFELGRPLELDAMFLQPLRHAVAQGVPAPRLRILCEVLERLSRESSSG